From a single Pempheris klunzingeri isolate RE-2024b chromosome 2, fPemKlu1.hap1, whole genome shotgun sequence genomic region:
- the atg7 gene encoding ubiquitin-like modifier-activating enzyme ATG7 yields the protein MASDTSEAASSSADLKLQFAPFSSALEAGFWHQLTQKKLNDYRLDESPKCIKGYYYNGDPLGLPTRLTLEFSAFEVDAQTPARCCPAVGTLYNTNTLDAFKTTDKKALLEKEAKEIWDAIQSGAALKDPSVLCRFILLTFADLKKYHFYYWFCFPALCFPEGIKIVKQPSALEQVFSAKQITALQEAYDGLCIKRGTTALPYFLMKYTDDIVQMAPLEDWDMFFTDVKKVTVGVYDPCTLSQHPGWPLRNLLVLLANQWGSKLDTVELLCFRDRTLQGNRSIQHSVIFQVKLPELSLNSACPKSVGWEKNPKGAMGPRMVNLSECMDPKRLAESSVDLNLKLMRWRLVPSLDLDKVVSTKCLLLGAGTLGCNVARTLMGWGVRHITFVDNAKISYSNPVRQPLYEFEDCLGGGKSKAMAAVDRLIKIFPGVNAEGYNMSIPMPGHPVNFSQATLSQAQRDVEQLEKLISEHDVVFLLMDTRESRWLPTVIAASKRKLVVNAALGFDTFVVMRHGLKRPPISQSISTGADSSPSCSSASSSSSTPAGSAPSVPGSSLFSNIPGHKLGCYFCNDVVAPGDSTRDRTLDQQCTVSRPGLAMIAGALAVEMMVSILQHSEGGYAVASCSDDRMNEPPTSLGLVPHQIRGFLSRFDNVLPASLAFDKCTACSPIVLDHYEREGFSFLSKVFNSSHSFLEDLTGLTLLHQESQAAEIWDMSDDESI from the exons ATGGCATCTGACACCAGTGAAGCAGCGTCCTCCAGTGCAGACCTCAAGCTGCAGTTTGCTCCCTTCAGCAGTGCACTGGAGGCAGGCTTCTGGCACCAGCTTACTCAGAAGAAACTCAACGACTACAGACTGGACGAGAGCCCCAAATGTATCAAAGGATATTACTACAATG GAGACCCACTTGGTTTGCCCACTCGCCTGACGTTGGAGTTCAGCGCTTTTGAGGT AGATGCTCAGACTCCAGCCCGTTGCTGTCCTGCTGTTGGAACTCTGtataacaccaacacactcgATGCCTTTAAGACCACCGATAAGAAGGCTCTGCTGGAGAAAGAGGCCAAGGAG ATATGGGATGCCATACAGTCTGGGGCTGCGTTGAAGGACCCATCCGTCCTCTGCAGATTCATTCTGCTGACCTTTGCA GATTTGAAGAAGTACCATTTCTACTACTGGTTCTGCTTCCCGGCATTGTGCTTCCCAGAGGGAATAAAGATTGTCAAGCAGCCTTCTGCATTAGAGCAAGTTTTCTCAGCAAAACAG ATCACAGCCTTGCAGGAGGCCTATGATGGCTTGTGTATCAAAAGAGGGACCACTGCACTTCCTTACTTCCTAATGAAGTACACAGATGACATAGTTCAAATGGCTCCACTGGAGGACTGGGATATGTTCTTCACTGATGTTAAGAAG GTTACTGTGGGCGTCTATGATCCGTGCACTCTGTCTCAACATCCGGGCTGGCCTCTGAGAAATCTGCTTGTTCTCTTGGCTAACCAATG gggttCTAAgctggacacagtggagctgctgtgtttcagggACAGAACTCTGCAGGGAAACCGCTCCATTCAGCACAGTGTCATCTTCCAGGTCAAACTACCTGAGCTATCCCTCAACTCAG CATGTCCTAAGAGTGTAGGTTGGGAGAAGAACCCTAAAGGGGCCATGGGACCCAGGATGGTCAACCTCAGTGAATGCATGGACCCTAAAAG GCTTGCAGAGTCATCAGTGGACCTGAACCTGAAGCTCATGAGATGGAGGCTGGTTCCTTCCCTGGACCTGGACAAGGTGGTCAGCACAAAGTGTCTCCTACTGGGAGCTGGGACTCTGGGCTGCAATGTAGCCAGGACTCTCATG GGATGGGGAGTGAGACACATAACATTTGTAGACAATGCAAAGATCTCATACTCCAATCCAGTGCGGCAGCCACTCTATGAGTTTGAAGACTGTCTTGGAGGAGGGAAGTCCAAAGCCATGGCAGCTGTTGACCGACTCATCAAAATCTTTCCTGGTGTG aaTGCAGAGGGTTACAATATGAGCATCCCCATGCCCGGACATCCAGTCAATTTCTCTCAGGCCACTCTTTCCCAGGCCCAGAGGGATGTCGAGCAGCTGGAGAAGCTCATCTCAGAACATGATGTGGTCTTCTTACTAATGGATACAAGGGAAAGCCGCTGGCTGCCTACTGTGATCGCTGCCAGCAAGAGAAAG CTTGTGGTGAATGCCGCTCTAGGCTTTGACACATTTGTCGTGATGCGCCATGGCCTGAAGAGGCCTCCCATCAGTCAGAGTATTTCAACAGGGGCCGATTCCTCCCCCTCTTGttcttctgcttcctcttcGTCCTCCACACCGGCTGGCTCTGCCCCCTCTGTCCCAGGATCCTCTCTGTTCTCCAACATCCCAGGGCACAAGCTCGGCTGCTACTTCTGCAATGATGTTGTGGCACCAGGAGAT tCAACCAGGGATCGGACTCTGGATCAGCAGTGCACAGTCAGCAGACCAGGCCTGGCCATGATTGCTGGAGCCCTGGCTGTTGAGATGATGGTGTCCATTCTGCAGCATAGTGAAGG AGGCTATGCTGTGGCCAGCTGCAGTGACGACAGAATGAATGAGCCTCCGACCTCCCTGGGTCTAGTGCCGCATCAG ATCCGAGGCTTTCTCTCAAGGTTTGACAATGTCCTGCCTGCCAGCCTGGCCTTTGACAAATGCACTGCCTGCTCGCCTATC gTCCTGGACCACTATGAGAGAGAAGGTTTCAGCTTCCTTTCCAAAGTTTTTAACTCTTCCCACTCATTCCTGGAAGACCTGACAGGGCTGACATTGTTGCACCAGGAGTCTCAGGCTGCAGAG